Sequence from the Rutidosis leptorrhynchoides isolate AG116_Rl617_1_P2 chromosome 3, CSIRO_AGI_Rlap_v1, whole genome shotgun sequence genome:
TTTGTTTTCCTGTTTAGGGCCTGGGCAGATCCAGCCCTTGTATATTGTTCAAATTTAATATATTCCTTTTGCccggaaaaaaaaataataatttaaaagctGTAAAAAAAATTCACGGTTCACGTGATTGTGTAGAAAATCAGTCCAAAACTTTGATTGATGTATGTTGTTTCTGTACGGACACTGTGGGCTTAGTGGGACCCACAACCCCTTTTGGACAGTTCTGCACCTGATTTCATTTTTCACATGGTTCGAATAAAATTTGAAGGTCCAAATGGTAGGACTCAAGTTTCCTCCATTCATAAACACAAACTCAAGTTTGATTGAACACAAAAAATACATCAGATATACTCCGTATGAATCAGCATCGAGTTCTTTTATTTTACACTTAGTAGGCTTTAGAGAATTATAAATTGGGCTTAGAGGTTGCACACAATAAAATTCATTGGTAGCACTCATTGAAAGCCCAACAAAAACCCAACAAATTTTATACTATATGGGCTTATTTGAGTGGTTGCAAGTGCTACCACTCAACTAGGTATAGATCCGCCCCTGTTCACGCAAAGAAATCCTCCCCCCGATGCCAGGTGGCCAGCATCTAGACGATCCGCATAATATACTCGTTGAAGGTGTTATCGACCACCGCACTAAACCCAAAGAAGCTGCTAAGATCAAAAAGAAGGTTAGTCTCTatctcgacttacaaacttaataaTTTCAATGTTGTAAAAGTCAATTGAGTTGCCCAGTGGAGTTTCCTGACTCGTTTCGCTAAAAATCACCTTAAAATTCGGTCAAAGTAAAAAAGTCAAAGTTTTGTCAAGATTCTTTCTAATACACAGTATGATGTAAAGTCAGGGTTTTGTTTATGAATGTTAATTGTTTAGTTATTGTTGAGCATTTTTTAAAGTATTTGAACATGTTTAATAATAAATTTAAGTTATAAAGTCTTGATGAAAACGATCCAACGGATGATGTGTCTTTACAGCAGTTTGATATGAACAAAGAAATGTTAGACATCTTAACAACGCCTATTATTGGGAAACGCAAAAATAGTAGACTTTCTGAAGCCATGGGCATTTGGGTGAGTTTCTATCTATCTATATCCTCCGTATTAAATAATCACCCATATGATATGTATTGTAAAATCATGCATAGCAAGAGGTGGTAATTTGGGTATTTGAGTAGGGgctgtgtattaatatatcttatacAACTTGGGTACTGCCACTTTTGGCTAATTGTgatttgttaataattattgatgTGTTAACAATGATGACAAACAATataatatattactccgtaatattatcaCATAATAATCGAAAATTTTATTTTCTGTTAACTAAATACTTGATTTGATTTGACCCGTTTGAGGCAAAACACAACTCAGTTAGACCCAGTGATGAAATTTGTTTTAACTAAAAGGTTCGCTCTTCAACAAGAAAATTGAAAGACATAGAATAGCAGCTTACTGACTATTTACTTACTTTTTCAGATTAACAAACAAAGGAAGAAGGCAAATGTCGATACTATTGTAACACGTAAGAAAGATATTGAAGCTGCTGAGATAAAAAAGAAGGTTGGTCTAATGATTTTTCCATGTTTtagattatttattttttatttttttttttcaattgaaGAACTTGTTAATATTATGTATTTGGGTGGGTGGTTACACAGATGAGAATGCATCAAGAACAGTACCATGAAGAACTAAAGAAGGAACTTGAAGGGACAACAACGCACTACAGACCTACACCTAAACCTCTTGTTAATTCTTTtgagagtgataataataataagaatgttgatgaaaatgatgatgtaagcgctcatgatgatgatgataactctTTACAGCAGTGGGAGAAGGATGAAGAGAATAGATTTACGGTTATGATGTCACGCAAAAAGAGAAAACTGTATGAAGCCATTATGGTGAGTTTCTAACTacggagtatattaaatataacttCGTATGCTTCTTTTTTTTCAACTGTAAAGCAAGAGGTGGTAATTTGGTAGTTGAGTGGGATTGTTGTTGAAATAATGGGTGTCAATATTTTGTTTCAAACCGTTAACCCGAAAACTCCAGTGTATTAGTTGAAAAACCATTaactaattaaatatttatttgactAATTTAAGGCGAAACACACAGCCCATTTAACTAATTAAATATTGGTTCTTCGACCAGAAAATTGGAAGGTATATAATAGGTAAGTGACTTATGACTATTTATGTATTTGTTCAGATTGGGAAGCAAATAAAAAAGGCAAATGTGGATATTCTTGTGACAAGGAAGAGGAATATTCAAAAGGGCAAGAA
This genomic interval carries:
- the LOC139899467 gene encoding uncharacterized protein, yielding MRMHQEQYHEELKKELEGTTTHYRPTPKPLVNSFESDNNNKNVDENDDVSAHDDDDNSLQQWEKDEENRFTVMMSRKKRKLYEAIMIGKQIKKANVDILVTRKRNIQKGKKMPSD